One window of the Gambusia affinis linkage group LG01, SWU_Gaff_1.0, whole genome shotgun sequence genome contains the following:
- the LOC122838554 gene encoding 6-phosphofructo-2-kinase/fructose-2,6-bisphosphatase 2-like isoform X2, translating to MEVKVSSPDYPERDRELVMDDFLKRIECYKVTYEPLDPDEHDMNLSFIKVINVGRRFLVNKVQDSIQSKIVYYLMNIHVHTHSIYLCRHGESLHNLEGRLGGDSGLSERGKKFAVELKAFVKEHNLSDLKVWTSQLKCTIQTAEELGVPYEQWKILNEIDAGVCEEMTYAMIEEKYPEELAMRDQDKYHYRYPSGESYQDLVQRLEPVIMELDRQGNILVICHQAVMRCLLAYFLDKGADDLPYMKCPLHTVLKLTPVAYGCKVEMFDLKVEAVNTHRDKPLIKVRTPPPLSRRNSFDPLSTEYQIKRPRLYSMGNFSPLPVLPPPAFSSTRISKGIESLQRENSLDCFSTPDTGEKST from the exons ATG GAAGTGAAGGTCTCCAGCCCAGATTACCCTGAAAGGGACAGAGAACTTGTCATGGACGATTTTCTAAAGAGAATAGAGTGTTATAAAGTCACCTATGAACCGTTAGACCCGGACGAACATGACAT GAACCTGTCCTTCATTAAGGTCATTAACGTTGGCCGTCGCTTCTTGGTGAACAAGGTGCAGGATTCCATCCAAAGTAAGATAGTGTACTACCTGATGAACATCCATGTGCACACCCACTCCATCTACCTTTGTCGGCACGGAGAGAGCCTCCACAATTTGGAGGGACGCCTGGGAGGCGACTCTGGCCTGTCGGAGAGAGGAAAGAAG TTTGCTGTGGAGCTGAAAGCGTTTGTGAAAGAGCACAATCTGTCTGACCTGAAGGTCTGGACCAGCCAGCTGAAGTGTACCATTCAGACAGCGGAAGAGCTGGGTGTCCCCTACGAGCAGTGGAAGATACTTAACGAAATCGATGCT GGAGTGTGTGAGGAAATGACCTATGCGATGATTGAGGAAAAGTACCCAGAGGAGCTTGCTATGAGAGACCAGGACAAATATCATTACCGCTACCCTAGTGGAGAG TCCTACCAAGACCTGGTGCAGCGTCTGGAGCCGGTTATCATGGAGCTGGACCGACAGGGCAACATTCTGGTCATCTGCCATCAGGCTGTCATGCGCTGTTTGCTCGCTTATTTCTTGGACAAGGGCGCAG ATGATCTACCCTACATGAAGTGTCCCCTGCACACTGTCCTGAAACTCACCCCAGTGGCTTATG GATGCaaagtggaaatgtttgatCTGAAAGTGGAAGCTGTTAACACTCACAGGGACAAACCATTg ATCAAAGTGAGAACGCCGCCACCTTTATCCCGCAGGAACAGCTTTGATCCGCTGTCCACCGAATACCAGATTAAACGGCCCCGTTTGTACAGTATGGGCAACTTTTCACCTTTACCCGTACTCCCTCCTCCAGCTTTTTCCAGTACACGGATATCCAAGGGCATCGAATCGCTGCAAAGAGAG AACTCTCTGGATTGTTTCAGCACTCCAGACACAGGAGAAAAAAGCACATAG
- the LOC122838554 gene encoding 6-phosphofructo-2-kinase/fructose-2,6-bisphosphatase 2-like isoform X1, with protein sequence MAAMHKKPGTASESSTKSKRMDLKSNEKKGSWAYYMTNSPLLIVLVGLPARGKTYISKKLTRYLNWIGVPTKVFNLGAYRREAVQSYKSYDFFRHDNEEAMKIRTQCALVALQDVKTYLSEEGGQIAVFDATNTTRERRKLILNFAQENSLKVFFVESVCDDPEVIAENIMEVKVSSPDYPERDRELVMDDFLKRIECYKVTYEPLDPDEHDMNLSFIKVINVGRRFLVNKVQDSIQSKIVYYLMNIHVHTHSIYLCRHGESLHNLEGRLGGDSGLSERGKKFAVELKAFVKEHNLSDLKVWTSQLKCTIQTAEELGVPYEQWKILNEIDAGVCEEMTYAMIEEKYPEELAMRDQDKYHYRYPSGESYQDLVQRLEPVIMELDRQGNILVICHQAVMRCLLAYFLDKGADDLPYMKCPLHTVLKLTPVAYGCKVEMFDLKVEAVNTHRDKPLIKVRTPPPLSRRNSFDPLSTEYQIKRPRLYSMGNFSPLPVLPPPAFSSTRISKGIESLQRENSLDCFSTPDTGEKST encoded by the exons ATGGCTGCCATGCACAAGAAACCTGGTACTGCTTCAGAAAGCTCCACCAAGTCCAAAAGGATGGACCTAAAGAGCAATGAGAAGAAGGGCT CCTGGGCGTATTACATGACCAATTCTCCACTTCTGATCGTGTTGGTTGGGTTGCCTGCAAGGGGGAAAACGTACATTTCCAAGAAGTTGACACGCTACCTCAACTGGATCGGAGTTCCAACAAAGG TCTTTAATCTCGGGGCTTATAGAAGAGAAGCAGTGCAGTCATACAAGTCCTATGACTTCTTCAGACATGACAATGAAGAGGCAATGAAAATTAGAAC ACAGTGTGCTTTGGTGGCACTGCAGGACGTTAAAACCTATCTGAGCGAGGAAGGAGGCCAGATTGCT GTTTTTGATGCCACCAACACTACCAGGGAGAGGAGGAAACTCATCCTTAATTTTGCACAAGAAAATTCACTCAAg GTCTTTTTTGTGGAATCAGTATGTGATGATCCAGAGGTCATAGCTGAAAACATTATG GAAGTGAAGGTCTCCAGCCCAGATTACCCTGAAAGGGACAGAGAACTTGTCATGGACGATTTTCTAAAGAGAATAGAGTGTTATAAAGTCACCTATGAACCGTTAGACCCGGACGAACATGACAT GAACCTGTCCTTCATTAAGGTCATTAACGTTGGCCGTCGCTTCTTGGTGAACAAGGTGCAGGATTCCATCCAAAGTAAGATAGTGTACTACCTGATGAACATCCATGTGCACACCCACTCCATCTACCTTTGTCGGCACGGAGAGAGCCTCCACAATTTGGAGGGACGCCTGGGAGGCGACTCTGGCCTGTCGGAGAGAGGAAAGAAG TTTGCTGTGGAGCTGAAAGCGTTTGTGAAAGAGCACAATCTGTCTGACCTGAAGGTCTGGACCAGCCAGCTGAAGTGTACCATTCAGACAGCGGAAGAGCTGGGTGTCCCCTACGAGCAGTGGAAGATACTTAACGAAATCGATGCT GGAGTGTGTGAGGAAATGACCTATGCGATGATTGAGGAAAAGTACCCAGAGGAGCTTGCTATGAGAGACCAGGACAAATATCATTACCGCTACCCTAGTGGAGAG TCCTACCAAGACCTGGTGCAGCGTCTGGAGCCGGTTATCATGGAGCTGGACCGACAGGGCAACATTCTGGTCATCTGCCATCAGGCTGTCATGCGCTGTTTGCTCGCTTATTTCTTGGACAAGGGCGCAG ATGATCTACCCTACATGAAGTGTCCCCTGCACACTGTCCTGAAACTCACCCCAGTGGCTTATG GATGCaaagtggaaatgtttgatCTGAAAGTGGAAGCTGTTAACACTCACAGGGACAAACCATTg ATCAAAGTGAGAACGCCGCCACCTTTATCCCGCAGGAACAGCTTTGATCCGCTGTCCACCGAATACCAGATTAAACGGCCCCGTTTGTACAGTATGGGCAACTTTTCACCTTTACCCGTACTCCCTCCTCCAGCTTTTTCCAGTACACGGATATCCAAGGGCATCGAATCGCTGCAAAGAGAG AACTCTCTGGATTGTTTCAGCACTCCAGACACAGGAGAAAAAAGCACATAG